A window of the Lolium perenne isolate Kyuss_39 chromosome 7, Kyuss_2.0, whole genome shotgun sequence genome harbors these coding sequences:
- the LOC127313165 gene encoding mitochondrial-processing peptidase subunit alpha gives MRRLRSLAGGRSRTYAERFPSLLDLLPGLHLPPAPHDEYQQSPPPPSLPRTEVTTLPNGVRIASQDIPGPLCCVSVTVAAGSVHETPSSAGAAYMLEKLAFHETQNRGLGEIALSVEATGGKLGAEAERERMFYRFGALRASLALTVEVLLDCVRNPAFLRNQVRSKVAEAREELSFLESDPELFLRESLHRVGYSGALGNPLFPTKEALARIDRAAIRSFYFENYTADRLVLAASGVNHQHLLDIAAPLLSDLPKGSPVHKPKSAYTGGDFRHKSDSEMTHVAMAFEVPGGWHQEKAAIIMKVMQTLMGGGASYSSGGPGKGMQSRLYLRVMVEYDWMQSISAFSTVYDDTGLFGIHLAAPSDLVAEAVDIAIRELTAIARPGEVTEAELGRAKNLTISSILQNLESRDNHAEDMGRQILVDSSGKASQDLLERIDEVTLDDITSVAQKMLSSCPTMASWGDVDKVPTHEYVQKLIESPPSDLMWMLKSFFS, from the exons ATGAGGCGGCTCCGCAGTCTCGCCGGCGGTAGGAGCAGGACCTACGCGGAGCGCTTCCCTTCCCTGCTCGACCTGCTGCCGGGCCTCCACCTTCCACCCGCCCCCCACGACGAGTACCAGCAGtcccctccgccgccgtcgctgccGCGCACGGAGGTGACGACGCTTCCCAACGGAGTCAGGATCGCTTCGCAAGATATCCCG GGTCCGCTGTGCTGCGTCAGCGTGACGGTCGCCGCAGGCTCCGTCCACGAGACTCCCTCGTCGGCCGGCGCCGCCTACATGCTGGAGAAGCTGGCTTTCCACGAGACCCAGAACCGCGGCCTCGGGGAGATCGCGCTCAGTGTTGAGGCCACAGGGGGCAAGCTCGGCGCGGAGGCCGAGAGGGAGAGGATGTTCTACAGGTTCGGCGCTCTCAGGGCCAGCCTGGCGCTAaccgtcgaggtgctcctcgactgtGTCCGCAACCCCGCCTTCCTCCGCAACCAAGTTCGGAGCAAG GTGGCTGAAGCTCGGGAGGAGCTGTCGTTCCTGGAGAGTGATCCTGAATTGTTTCTCCGGGAATCGCTGCACCGTGTTGGTTATTCAGGCGCCCTTGGAAACCCGCTGTTCCCTACAAAGGAAGCCCTCGCGAGGATTGATCGTGCTGCCATTCGCAGTTTCTACTTC GAAAACTATACTGCGGACCGCTTGGTTTTAGCTGCATCAGGCGTGAACCACCAGCATTTGCTCGACATTGCAGCACCCTTGTTGTCTGATCTGCCCAAGGGGTCGCCTGTCCACAAACCAAAGTCGGCATATACTGGTGGAGATTTCAGGCACAAATCTGACTCTGAG ATGACGCACGTGGCAATGGCGTTTGAAGTTCCAGGAGGCTGGCATCAGGAGAAAGCAGCTATAATCATGAAAGTCATGCAG ACATTGATGGGTGGCGGAGCTTCATACTCCAGTGGTGGTCCCGGGAAAGGAATGCAGTCCCGTCTTT ATCTCCGGGTTATGGTTGAGTATGATTGGATGCAATCAATTTCAGCATTTAGTACTGTATATGATGACACTGGTCTGTTTGGTATTCATTTGGCCGCG CCATCCGATCTTGTCGCTGAGGCTGTTGATATTGCTATTAGAGAATTGACAGCAATTGCAAGACCTGGCGAAG TTACAGAAGCAGAGCTCGGTCGAGCAAAAAACTTGACGATTTCATCCATTCTACAGAACCTCGAATCCAGA GACAATCATGCAGAGGACATGGGGAGGCAAATCCTGGTTGATAGTTCAGG GAAGGCGAGCCAGGACTTGTTGGAGCGCATTGACGAAGTGACTCTGGACGATATCACATCGGTTGCACAAAAGATGCTGTCCTCGTGCCCTACCATGGCGAGCTGGGGAGATG TTGACAAGGTGCCTACGCATGAATACGTCCAAAAGCTGATCGAGTCGCCACCTAGTGACCTGATGTGGATGTTGAAGAGCTTCTTTTCTTGA
- the LOC127313166 gene encoding K(+) efflux antiporter 6 isoform X2 has translation MPPRRRRHGPAPRLLALLLLLLLAASARAAGDVGDEERAGEAAAAVARAEGVAAALEAGGEAARGNATAKGEGEGSLADMIDRALEKEFPDSEGDQGGGETDPGSFNNTVAEKQGVLETVARRVTKKNETKDNKSFPFKEVFLDRSEQEDVPTLIDRKDNVFIISNRKSKYPVLQLDLTLISDLVVVIVSATCGGIAFACLGQPVITGYLLAGSIIGPGGFSFVSEMVQVETVAQFGVIFLLFALGLEFSTAKLRAVRAVAVLGGLLQIILFMFLCGISATLCGGKTKEGVFVGVLLSMSSTAVVLKFLMEKNSINALHGQVTVGTLVLQDCAVGLLFALLPILSGTSGLLHGVASMAKSLVMLISFLAILSILSRTCVPWFLKLMISLSSQTNELYQLAAVAFCLLFAWCSDKLGLSLELGSFAAGVMISTTDLAQHTLEQIEPIRNLFAALFLASIGMLINVHFLWNHVDILLAAVILVITIKTFIVSIVVKGFGYSNKTSLLVGMSLAQIGEFAFVLLSRASSIHLIEGKLYLLLLGTTALSLVTTPLLFKMIPAVVHLGVLLRWFSVDSNQLGLKGDVIRIDSGKRINVIVQGPHDS, from the exons atgccgccgcgccgccgccgccatggcccggcgccccgcctcctcgcgctcctcctcctcctcctcctggccgcGTCCGCCCGCGCCGCCGGCGACGTGGGCGACGAGGAGCGCGCGGGCGAGGCGGCGGCCGCGGTGGCGCGCGCGGAGGGCGTGGCCGCGGCCCTCGAGGCCGGCGGCGAGGCGGCCCGCGGCAATGCCACGGCCAAGGGCGAGGGCGAGGGCAGCCTCGCCGACATGATCGACCGCGCGCTCGAGAAGGAGTTCCCCGACTCCGAGGGCGACCAGGGCGGCGGAG AGACGGACCCCGGCAGCTTCAACAACACGGTGGCGGAGAAGCAG GGTGTCCTGGAAACTGTGGCCAGAAGAGTAACGAAGAAGAATGAGACCAAAGACAATAA GTCGTTTCCATTTAAAGAAGTTTTCTTGGACCGGTCAGAGCAAGAGGATGTTCCCACATTGATTGATCGGAAG GATAATGTATTTATTATATCGAATCGGAAGTCAAAGTACCCTGTACTGCAGCTGGACCTTAC GTTGATATCAGatcttgttgttgttattgtatcCGCTACATGTGGTGGGATCGCCTTTGCTTGCCTTGGGCAACCA GTGATTACAGGTTATTTACTTGCAGGATCCATAATTGGCCCTGGTGGTTTTAGCTTTGTCAGTGAAATGGTCCAA GTTGAGACAGTAGCCCAATTTGGTGTTATATTTCTCCTGTTTGCTCTGGGACTTGAGTTTTCTACAGCAAAA CTCCGAGCCGTACGTGCGGTTGCTGTTCTTGGAGGATTGCTCCAAATTATACTATTTATGTTCCTTTGCGGCATTTCGGCGACG CTATGTGGAGGCAAAACTAAGGAAGGTGTTTTCGTTGGTGTTCTTCTTTCTATGTCTTCGACAGCAGTG GTTTTAAAATTTCTGATGGAAAAGAACAGTATTAATGCCCTTCATGGTCAAGTGACGGTAGGCACACTCGTACTGCAG GATTGTGCTGTTGGTCTTCTTTTTGCACTTCTTCCAATTTTGAGTGGCACATCTGGTCTTCTTCATGGTGTCGCATCAATGGCAAAGTC GCTTGTCATGTTGATATCATTCCTTGCAATTCTCTCTATCCTCTCCCGGACTTGTGTGCCTTGGTTTCTTAAGCTGATGATAAGTCTTTCGTCTCAG ACAAATGAACTTTATCAGTTGGCAGCGGTTGCATTCTGCTTGTTATTTGCTTGG TGCAGTGATAAGTTGGGCTTGAGTCTAGAGTTAGGATCATTTGCAGCTGGAGTGATGATATCAACAACTGACCTTGCACAACACACTCTTGAACAA ATCGAACCTATTCGAAACCTCTTTGCTGCTCTTTTCCTTGCCAGCATTGGGATGCTAATTAATGTCCATTTCCTGTGGAACCATGTGGATATACTTCTTGCAGCTGTTATTTTGGTGATAACTATAAAGACATTTATTGTATCTATTGTTGTAAAAGGGTTCGGCTATAGCAACAAAACGTCTCTTCTT GTTGGCATGTCTCTTGCACAAATTGGGGAGTTTGCTTTTGTTCTTCTTAGCCGTGCTTCAAGCATCCATCTGATTGAG GGCAAGCTATATCTACTTCTTCTTGGAACCACTGCACTTAGCTTG GTAACAACACCCCTGCTATTCAAAATGATCCCAGCAGTTGTCCACCTTGGTGTTCTTTTGAGATGGTTTTCTGTTGATAGCAATCAG TTGGGCTTAAAAGGTGACGTCATCCGCATTGATAGCGGCAAGCGCATAAATGTGATAGTCCAAGGCCCGCATGACTCATGA
- the LOC127313166 gene encoding K(+) efflux antiporter 6 isoform X1 gives MPPRRRRHGPAPRLLALLLLLLLAASARAAGDVGDEERAGEAAAAVARAEGVAAALEAGGEAARGNATAKGEGEGSLADMIDRALEKEFPDSEGDQGGGETDPGSFNNTVAEKQGVLETVARRVTKKNETKDNKSFPFKEVFLDRSEQEDVPTLIDRKDNVFIISNRKSKYPVLQLDLTLISDLVVVIVSATCGGIAFACLGQPVITGYLLAGSIIGPGGFSFVSEMVQVETVAQFGVIFLLFALGLEFSTAKLRAVRAVAVLGGLLQIILFMFLCGISATLCGGKTKEGVFVGVLLSMSSTAVVLKFLMEKNSINALHGQVTVGTLVLQDCAVGLLFALLPILSGTSGLLHGVASMAKSLVMLISFLAILSILSRTCVPWFLKLMISLSSQTNELYQLAAVAFCLLFAWCSDKLGLSLELGSFAAGVMISTTDLAQHTLEQIEPIRNLFAALFLASIGMLINVHFLWNHVDILLAAVILVITIKTFIVSIVVKGFGYSNKTSLLVGMSLAQIGEFAFVLLSRASSIHLIEGKLYLLLLGTTALSLVTTPLLFKMIPAVVHLGVLLRWFSVDSNQVELGLKGDVIRIDSGKRINVIVQGPHDS, from the exons atgccgccgcgccgccgccgccatggcccggcgccccgcctcctcgcgctcctcctcctcctcctcctggccgcGTCCGCCCGCGCCGCCGGCGACGTGGGCGACGAGGAGCGCGCGGGCGAGGCGGCGGCCGCGGTGGCGCGCGCGGAGGGCGTGGCCGCGGCCCTCGAGGCCGGCGGCGAGGCGGCCCGCGGCAATGCCACGGCCAAGGGCGAGGGCGAGGGCAGCCTCGCCGACATGATCGACCGCGCGCTCGAGAAGGAGTTCCCCGACTCCGAGGGCGACCAGGGCGGCGGAG AGACGGACCCCGGCAGCTTCAACAACACGGTGGCGGAGAAGCAG GGTGTCCTGGAAACTGTGGCCAGAAGAGTAACGAAGAAGAATGAGACCAAAGACAATAA GTCGTTTCCATTTAAAGAAGTTTTCTTGGACCGGTCAGAGCAAGAGGATGTTCCCACATTGATTGATCGGAAG GATAATGTATTTATTATATCGAATCGGAAGTCAAAGTACCCTGTACTGCAGCTGGACCTTAC GTTGATATCAGatcttgttgttgttattgtatcCGCTACATGTGGTGGGATCGCCTTTGCTTGCCTTGGGCAACCA GTGATTACAGGTTATTTACTTGCAGGATCCATAATTGGCCCTGGTGGTTTTAGCTTTGTCAGTGAAATGGTCCAA GTTGAGACAGTAGCCCAATTTGGTGTTATATTTCTCCTGTTTGCTCTGGGACTTGAGTTTTCTACAGCAAAA CTCCGAGCCGTACGTGCGGTTGCTGTTCTTGGAGGATTGCTCCAAATTATACTATTTATGTTCCTTTGCGGCATTTCGGCGACG CTATGTGGAGGCAAAACTAAGGAAGGTGTTTTCGTTGGTGTTCTTCTTTCTATGTCTTCGACAGCAGTG GTTTTAAAATTTCTGATGGAAAAGAACAGTATTAATGCCCTTCATGGTCAAGTGACGGTAGGCACACTCGTACTGCAG GATTGTGCTGTTGGTCTTCTTTTTGCACTTCTTCCAATTTTGAGTGGCACATCTGGTCTTCTTCATGGTGTCGCATCAATGGCAAAGTC GCTTGTCATGTTGATATCATTCCTTGCAATTCTCTCTATCCTCTCCCGGACTTGTGTGCCTTGGTTTCTTAAGCTGATGATAAGTCTTTCGTCTCAG ACAAATGAACTTTATCAGTTGGCAGCGGTTGCATTCTGCTTGTTATTTGCTTGG TGCAGTGATAAGTTGGGCTTGAGTCTAGAGTTAGGATCATTTGCAGCTGGAGTGATGATATCAACAACTGACCTTGCACAACACACTCTTGAACAA ATCGAACCTATTCGAAACCTCTTTGCTGCTCTTTTCCTTGCCAGCATTGGGATGCTAATTAATGTCCATTTCCTGTGGAACCATGTGGATATACTTCTTGCAGCTGTTATTTTGGTGATAACTATAAAGACATTTATTGTATCTATTGTTGTAAAAGGGTTCGGCTATAGCAACAAAACGTCTCTTCTT GTTGGCATGTCTCTTGCACAAATTGGGGAGTTTGCTTTTGTTCTTCTTAGCCGTGCTTCAAGCATCCATCTGATTGAG GGCAAGCTATATCTACTTCTTCTTGGAACCACTGCACTTAGCTTG GTAACAACACCCCTGCTATTCAAAATGATCCCAGCAGTTGTCCACCTTGGTGTTCTTTTGAGATGGTTTTCTGTTGATAGCAATCAGGTGGAG TTGGGCTTAAAAGGTGACGTCATCCGCATTGATAGCGGCAAGCGCATAAATGTGATAGTCCAAGGCCCGCATGACTCATGA